Sequence from the Hamadaea flava genome:
GTCCGTCGTCTGCTGGTCCGGCACTTCGAGCTGCTGCGCAGCGGCCGTCTCGTCGAACCCGAAGTAGTCCCGCCCCCCATTGGGCTGGCTCACGGAAAGAGCCCGTCCCGGGCCGTGGTCGTCAGGGACGTCTCGACGCCGTCCATGGTGTGGTCGGCGCCCCGGTCCGCCTCGTCGTAGGTATCGGCCGACACGCCGACCGAGTTCCCGAGCGCGTACACGCCGTGCAGGACGTCGTCGGCCAGCGCGGACAGTGCCGCGGTCTGCGTCTTGGCGGACTGGCCGAAGAACAGGCTCTCCAGGATCTTCGGATTCCCGGCCGGCACGTTCGCCGAGGCGTCGGCCACCGCGCCGTTCACGGCGTCGGACTCGAAGACGGCGAACTCGCCGCCCATCCCGCCGTATGCTCCCGGCTCGCCGACCAGGGTCTGGGCAGCGTCAGTCATCACCTCTTTCGAGGTGGCGATGGTCGTCTCCGCGATCTGTGCCGCAGACGCGTTCTCGTGAGGGATCATGACGATCCTCCATTGTGGCCAGCTCCGCCGGGAACCAGTTGGGCCCGATCATAGCCGTCACGGAGCGGCGATCGCCAGTTCCATCCTGGACAACACCGGCCCCTGCGGCAGCCGGTCGACCAGCGTGCTCGGCCGCCGCACCACTCCGGCGCCGGCGTACCCGAGCAGGGTCAGCGCGTCGGCCGAGTCCACCGCGTAGCGGCGGCCCGTCTCGGTGACCAGGTAGACCGGCCCGGCGGTCGCCTGCGGGCTGGCCAATGCCATCACCAGCACGCCTCGGCCAGGTTCCATCGCGACCTCGTCGGCGAGCAACGTCCCCGAGACTGCCACGCCGTCGCCCACCGTGGCCACCCCCGAGTCCGGCACCTCGGCGCCCACCACGATCGCCCGCGCGTCGGTGGCGTCGGCGACGATCTGGCAGACCACGCCGCCGGACCGGGCTGCCGGGATCATCGGCGGCACCGAACCGTCCCCGAGATTCGGCAGGTCCATCGCCGCCACCTTCGGCACGCCCGCCAGCTGCACCTGATCGATCGGGCGCGACGGCGTGGTGTCCCCGGCAGTGGCCCGGATCAGCGTCTCCTGCACCGCGCTGATCGGCTGCAACCCGCCGCGCCGAGCCACGAAGCGCTGCGACGCCGTGCCGTCGGTCGCGACGAACAGCTGCCCGACCTTCACGCCGGCCAGGCTCGCGACCGCTCCGCCCCGCCCATCGATCACGATCTTCGTCAGCGCCGGCCCCGCCGGCAGCGTCGCCAGCCAGGCCGCGTCTACCCGCACCACATCCGTGGCGTCGACCGCCAGCGCGCTGCGGACCACGTCGGGGTCACGCAACTCGTGCCGCTGCCCGCCGAAGATCAAGTGGTACGCCGTGCCGTCGGTCACCACCACCGCGCTGTCGCCGAGATCGTCCCCGGCGACCGCCGTCCCCGGCAGCAGAACCGATCTCGTCGCGGCCCCGTCGGCGGCGGCGCAGAACGACCAGGCCCCGCCGAGCAGGTCGGCCGCGGCGGGCAGGGTCGGCGGGGCGTCGATGATTCCGACCGCTGCCCCACGTGGCCAGGTCAGCGAGGCGCGGGCGACCCGGACCGGGTCCTGCACACCGCGCAGCAGAGCCGCGGAGGTGAAGTTGGCCGTGGGATAGAGCTTCACCCCGTC
This genomic interval carries:
- the eccB gene encoding type VII secretion protein EccB — translated: MLTRRDQIHARQFLRKRLHTALTAQKPDPLEWSGTRLPGVTLAAVMILVICVAAVGVFGLLNPLGAKSWTSCDRIIVEKETGAAYVCDGVKLYPTANFTSAALLRGVQDPVRVARASLTWPRGAAVGIIDAPPTLPAAADLLGGAWSFCAAADGAATRSVLLPGTAVAGDDLGDSAVVVTDGTAYHLIFGGQRHELRDPDVVRSALAVDATDVVRVDAAWLATLPAGPALTKIVIDGRGGAVASLAGVKVGQLFVATDGTASQRFVARRGGLQPISAVQETLIRATAGDTTPSRPIDQVQLAGVPKVAAMDLPNLGDGSVPPMIPAARSGGVVCQIVADATDARAIVVGAEVPDSGVATVGDGVAVSGTLLADEVAMEPGRGVLVMALASPQATAGPVYLVTETGRRYAVDSADALTLLGYAGAGVVRRPSTLVDRLPQGPVLSRMELAIAAP